One region of Cottoperca gobio chromosome 19, fCotGob3.1, whole genome shotgun sequence genomic DNA includes:
- the kcnj12a gene encoding ATP-sensitive inward rectifier potassium channel 12 has translation MSVGRINRYSIVSSEEEGLRLTTMHGMNGFGNGKIHTRRKCRNRFVKKNGQCNVHFTNMEDKSQRYMADIFTTCVDIRWRWMLVVFTLVFVVSWLAFGLAFWVIALLHGDLDNPAGDDNFTPCVLQVNGFVAAFLFSIETQSTIGYGYRCVTEECPMAVFMVVFQSIVGCIIDCFMIGAIMAKMARPKKRAQTLLFSHNALIAMRDGKLCLMWRVGNLRKSHIVEAHVRAQLIKPRITDEGEYIPLDQIDINVGFDKGLDRIFLVSPITILHEIDEESPLFGISKQDLETADFEIVVILEGMVEATAMTTQARSSYLASEVLWGHRFEPVLFEEKNLYKVDYSHFHKTYEVPSTPRCSAKDMLENKFLVPSSNSFCYENELAFMSRDDEEEDVVGVSRPLANLSPDRNSRHEFERLQATRTLDQRSYRRESEI, from the coding sequence ATGAGTGTTGGACGGATCAACCGCTACAGCATTGTGTCATCTGAGGAAGAGGGACTCCGCCTCACTACCATGCATGGCATGAACGGCTTTGGCAATGGCAAGATCCACACACGCCGCAAGTGCCGCAACCGCTTTGTCAAAAAGAATGGCCAGTGCAATGTGCATTTTACCAATATGGAAGATAAGTCGCAGCGCTACATGGCCGATATCTTCACCACATGTGTCGATATTCGCTGGCGATGGATGCTGGTAGTTTTCACTCTTGTGTTTGTTGTCTCCTGGCTGGCCTTTGGCTTAGCCTTTTGGGTCATTGCTTTGCTGCATGGAGATCTGGATAACCCCGCCGGAGATGACAACTTCACTCCATGTGTCCTACAGGTCAATGGATTTGTGGCTGCCTTTCTATTCTCCATTGAAACACAGTCAACCATTGGTTATGGCTATCGCTGTGTGACTGAAGAGTGCCCAATGGCTGTCTTCATGGTGGTCTTCCAGTCCATAGTCGGCTGCATCATTGACTGCTTTATGATTGGCGCCATCATGGCCAAGATGGCCAGGCCTAAGAAACGAGCACAAACACTGTTGTTTAGCCACAATGCTCTCATTGCCATGCGTGATGGAAAGCTGTGCCTCATGTGGAGGGTAGGGAACCTTCGCAAGAGCCACATTGTAGAGGCCCATGTCAGGGCACAGCTCATCAAACCTCGGATCACTGATGAGGGTGAATATATTCCTCTAGACCAGATAGACATTAATGTGGGCTTTGATAAGGGCCTGGACAGGATTTTCTTGGTTTCACCCATCACTATTCTCCATGAGATAGATGAGGAGAGCCCTCTATTTGGGATCAGCAAACAGGACTTGGAGACAGCAGACTTTGAGATTGTCGTCATCTTGGAGGGGATGGTTGAAGCAACCGCCATGACCACACAGGCTCGCAGCTCCTACTTGGCCTCTGAGGTGCTTTGGGGTCACCGTTTCGAGCCAGTCTTGTTTGAGGAGAAGAACCTGTACAAGGTGGATTACTCTCACTTTCACAAAACCTACGAGGTGCCGTCCACCCCCCGCTGCAGTGCCAAGGACATGCTGGAGAACAAGTTCTTAGTCCCCAGCTCAAACTCATTCTGCTATGAAAATGAGCTGGCCTTCATGAGCCGcgatgatgaggaagaggatgtAGTTGGTGTTAGCAGGCCACTGGCGAACCTCAGTCCAGACCGAAACAGCCGACACGAGTTTGAACGCTTACAGGCCACCAGGACGCTGGATCAAAGGTCATATCGTAGAGAGTCGGAAATATGA